The genomic DNA ATAGACCAGGTGACTTTTGGGGCGAACTACCTCGCCGCCATCTGGGCGGACCGCATCGTTGCCTACACGCAGGATTACGCGGACCACTCGCGCCTTCTTCGGCGTTTCAAGCGCAAGATCGAGGTCATCCTGCCGCCGGTGGTGATGCCGGCGCCGGCCGAGGAAGAAGTAAGCCGCTTCCGGCGCAGCCATGCCCTCGAGGGCAGGCCCGTGGTGGGCTTCGCAGCCCGCTTCGCAACCGAGAAGGGCATCGAGGTGCTCGTCGACGCCATGCCCGAGCTCGAGAAGCGCTTCCCGGACCTCAAGGTCCTCTTCGCCGGCCCCTACCAGGACATAGTCGGGGAGGAGCAGTACCGCGCCCGGCTCTTCCCGCGCATCGAGGCTATGGGCGAGCGCTGGGAGTTTCTTGGGACGCTACGGCCGGAGGAGATGCCAGCCTTCTACGCCTCACTGGACTGCCTCCTTGTGCCCAGCATCAACATGACGGAGTCTTTCGGCCTAGTGCAGGTCGAGGCGATGCTCTGCGGCACGCCGGTGATTGCCAGCAGCCTGCCGGGCGTGCGGCAGCCCATTAGGATGACAGGCATGGGCGAGGTCATCCCCGTTGGGGACTCGTCGGCACTCGCGCAGTCTCTGGCCCGCATTCTCGAGGACAAGGCGCGCTACGTCCGGCCTCGCGCCGAGATCGAGGCAATGTTTGGGCTCGATCAGACGGTGGAGGCCTACGAGCGCCTGTTTGAACGCGAATTGGCCAGGAAGGGGGTCTCGCCGGCTCCCCGACGAGT from Dehalococcoidia bacterium includes the following:
- a CDS encoding glycosyltransferase family 4 protein, translated to MTIYVERLARGLVARGHEVTVLTSRYDASLPEQEVMDGVRVVRVPVAFRVSKGVIMPKFGLYATRLAREHDVLSIHLPQFDAWGLSLRGRLFKKPAVLTYHCDLQLPAGLLNRLIDQVTFGANYLAAIWADRIVAYTQDYADHSRLLRRFKRKIEVILPPVVMPAPAEEEVSRFRRSHALEGRPVVGFAARFATEKGIEVLVDAMPELEKRFPDLKVLFAGPYQDIVGEEQYRARLFPRIEAMGERWEFLGTLRPEEMPAFYASLDCLLVPSINMTESFGLVQVEAMLCGTPVIASSLPGVRQPIRMTGMGEVIPVGDSSALAQSLARILEDKARYVRPRAEIEAMFGLDQTVEAYERLFERELARKGVSPAPRRVESGV